A stretch of the Saprospiraceae bacterium genome encodes the following:
- a CDS encoding ABC transporter permease, with protein MAPVDPARIQFGQRADPETINQLKKKFYLDQPYYIQVYRYLEDLSCIQYLHNSDPRLEEYSFQTIFQSNNNKLIVKWPFFRRSYVNGELVSDLLKTAMISTGLLGLFAMLFALIIGLISGTLAAVYFGTWIDSVITMTTTFFYAIPSYISAVIIAMLLGYYLVEYTHLPLQGSLYSLDDFGNEVFNWDRLVLPSLALGLRPVAMIAQMTRASLLEVRSKEYVRTAISLGSNTFRVLIKHIYPNAMNPIITTLSGWFASLLSGAFFVEFVFNFRGLGDLTIQALSQFDIPVVLACCIVTVCIFVTINILADVIYAWLDPRVKI; from the coding sequence ATGGCTCCGGTAGATCCAGCCAGAATCCAGTTTGGTCAACGTGCAGATCCTGAAACCATCAATCAATTAAAAAAGAAATTTTATCTGGATCAACCCTATTACATCCAGGTCTATAGGTATCTGGAAGATCTTAGTTGTATTCAATATTTACATAATTCAGATCCTCGTTTAGAAGAATATAGTTTTCAAACGATCTTTCAATCTAATAATAACAAATTAATTGTAAAATGGCCATTTTTCAGAAGGTCCTATGTAAATGGTGAATTAGTGTCGGATCTTCTTAAAACAGCAATGATATCAACGGGCCTTCTTGGATTGTTTGCAATGCTTTTTGCACTGATTATTGGATTGATTTCAGGAACCCTGGCTGCAGTTTATTTTGGAACTTGGATTGATTCGGTGATAACTATGACCACAACGTTTTTTTATGCAATTCCCAGTTATATTTCGGCAGTAATCATTGCAATGTTACTGGGCTATTACCTGGTAGAATATACTCATTTGCCATTACAGGGATCTTTGTATTCCTTAGACGATTTTGGGAATGAAGTATTCAATTGGGATCGCTTGGTCTTACCCAGTCTTGCTTTGGGCTTGCGTCCGGTTGCAATGATTGCACAAATGACGCGGGCTTCCTTATTAGAAGTCCGATCAAAGGAATACGTAAGGACAGCCATTTCACTCGGTTCAAATACATTCAGAGTGCTTATTAAGCATATTTACCCAAATGCCATGAATCCCATAATTACAACACTCAGTGGATGGTTCGCTTCGTTGTTGTCGGGTGCTTTTTTTGTAGAATTTGTTTTTAATTTCAGAGGTTTGGGTGATTTAACCATTCAGGCTTTAAGTCAATTTGACATTCCGGTAGTGTTGGCGTGCTGCATCGTTACCGTTTGCATTTTTGTGACAATAAATATTCTTGCTGATGTAATTTATGCCTGGTTAGATCCGCGGGTTAAAATATAA
- a CDS encoding YihA family ribosome biogenesis GTP-binding protein, whose translation MHIKAQEALFLGSFGTFGELPESHLPEFCFWGRSNVGKSSLINYLCNRKQLARVSRTPGKTQTFNLYKMDNSWLVMDVPGYGFASVSKKLKEKWAKEIGNYLRKRSNLCLVFLLVDASIDIQKIDLDTINYLGQLGIPFHIILTKADKTKDRLVTDFTKKLKEELLKDWNECPPIFVTSAEKRFGSDDLFLVMENILIQIQKETKHGGI comes from the coding sequence ATGCATATAAAAGCACAGGAAGCTTTATTTTTAGGATCATTTGGAACCTTTGGTGAATTACCTGAAAGTCATTTGCCGGAATTCTGTTTTTGGGGCCGTTCGAATGTAGGTAAAAGCAGTTTAATAAATTACTTATGCAATCGAAAGCAATTGGCCAGGGTTTCCCGGACTCCGGGTAAAACCCAGACATTCAATTTATACAAGATGGATAACTCCTGGCTTGTCATGGATGTTCCTGGTTATGGATTTGCAAGTGTGTCAAAAAAATTAAAAGAGAAATGGGCTAAAGAGATAGGCAACTACTTAAGGAAAAGATCAAATTTATGCCTCGTATTTTTATTAGTGGATGCTTCTATTGATATCCAGAAAATTGATCTTGATACAATTAATTATTTAGGACAACTGGGGATTCCTTTTCATATCATTTTAACGAAGGCCGATAAAACGAAAGACAGACTGGTCACTGATTTTACAAAAAAATTAAAAGAAGAATTATTGAAAGATTGGAATGAATGTCCTCCAATATTTGTTACAAGTGCTGAAAAGCGGTTTGGTTCAGATGATTTGTTTTTAGTAATGGAGAATATTCTAATTCAAATTCAAAAAGAGACAAAACATGGAGGAATATAA
- a CDS encoding PorT family protein, which produces MRRIIVFIIFSLNAYYCHAQLDFTVTGGMHSIDVGPKDFVVTNKSELDSFKFSFKNASYGYHFGIGLRINLNNFYLHPEFIFNSNNAHFKVNNYNVPQLVDSARDEKYQYLDIPLMLGVKFNIIRLYAGPVAHIFINNNSELTDIDGYNDKFKTASFGYQAGIGFELFNLIGIDIRHEGNFSQYGDHINFFGSQLNFDKKASRLIGSISLIF; this is translated from the coding sequence GTGCGTAGAATAATTGTATTTATTATTTTTAGTTTGAATGCATATTATTGTCATGCTCAACTTGACTTTACGGTGACAGGAGGAATGCATAGTATTGATGTTGGTCCCAAGGATTTTGTTGTTACCAATAAAAGCGAATTGGATTCCTTTAAATTTTCATTTAAAAATGCATCATACGGATATCACTTTGGTATTGGACTCCGGATTAATTTAAATAATTTTTACTTGCATCCTGAGTTTATTTTTAATTCAAATAATGCACATTTCAAGGTCAATAATTACAATGTACCTCAGTTGGTAGATTCTGCACGAGATGAAAAATATCAATATTTAGACATTCCTTTAATGCTCGGAGTTAAATTTAATATCATACGCCTTTATGCAGGTCCGGTAGCGCATATTTTTATTAACAACAATTCTGAATTGACCGATATAGATGGCTATAATGATAAATTTAAAACTGCCAGTTTTGGATATCAAGCAGGTATTGGCTTTGAGTTATTTAATTTAATTGGAATTGATATCCGCCATGAAGGGAATTTCAGCCAATATGGTGATCATATTAATTTTTTTGGAAGTCAATTAAACTTTGATAAAAAAGCCTCTCGGCTCATTGGTAGTATTAGCCTTATATTTTAA